The Streptomyces sp. DH-12 genome has a window encoding:
- a CDS encoding SCO4848 family membrane protein, whose product MKLSRPVSWFLLAFGVWSWVIWITFVKNLVKDSSGLAFDDGHPTAYFFVHLTLAVVSFVLGTVIGGIGLRGLRALSRTSRTS is encoded by the coding sequence ATGAAGCTCAGCCGCCCCGTCTCCTGGTTCCTGCTCGCCTTCGGGGTGTGGAGCTGGGTCATCTGGATCACTTTCGTCAAGAACCTGGTCAAGGACAGCAGCGGGCTCGCCTTCGACGACGGGCACCCCACGGCGTACTTCTTCGTTCACCTGACGCTCGCCGTCGTCTCCTTCGTACTGGGGACGGTCATCGGGGGCATCGGGTTGCGCGGTCTGCGCGCATTGAGCCGGACGTCACGGACGTCGTGA
- a CDS encoding D-alanyl-D-alanine carboxypeptidase gives MPATEKTVRRSLLVASAVLLSTALTAPAALAAPRPSPSPSAAPPAKMSTVGGERLGRPGTQVNLAAGVPVLPKELSARSWIVADAESGDVLAAHNAHWRLAPASTLKMLFADTLLPKWPRTTTYRVRPSDMAGVGPNSSMVGIKENETYTVHDLWLGVFLRSGNDAVHVLSAMNGGVEKTVEEMNEHAEELQALDTHAVSPDGYDAPGQVSSAYDLTLIARSGLQKKDFREYSSTVRAQFPGETKRKKGKRVRGSFEIQNTNRLLSGDHDVPVYQGIAGVKNGNTTNAGSTFTGVAERDGKVLLVTVMNPQEKESNGVYKETARLLDWGFAAAGKVEPVGELVPPRSVAQATAAPGPSASPGEAGGTVAGTKPVASAHTGGGADGMGVALGITGGVLVLLAGGAFLVNRRWPLPDLVRRRSRP, from the coding sequence GTGCCCGCTACCGAGAAGACCGTCCGGCGCTCCCTGCTGGTCGCCTCCGCCGTCCTGCTGTCCACCGCGCTGACCGCGCCGGCCGCCCTCGCGGCTCCCCGGCCGTCGCCGTCCCCGTCGGCCGCTCCCCCGGCGAAGATGTCGACCGTGGGCGGCGAGCGGCTCGGCAGGCCGGGGACGCAGGTGAATCTGGCCGCCGGGGTGCCGGTGCTGCCGAAGGAGCTGTCCGCCCGGTCGTGGATCGTCGCGGACGCCGAGAGCGGCGACGTGCTCGCCGCGCACAACGCGCACTGGCGGCTCGCCCCGGCGAGCACCCTGAAGATGCTGTTCGCCGACACGCTGCTGCCGAAGTGGCCGCGGACGACCACGTACCGGGTGCGGCCCTCGGACATGGCCGGTGTCGGGCCGAACTCCAGCATGGTCGGCATCAAGGAGAACGAGACCTACACGGTCCACGACCTGTGGCTGGGCGTCTTCCTGCGCTCCGGCAACGACGCGGTGCACGTGCTGTCCGCGATGAACGGCGGCGTGGAGAAGACGGTCGAGGAGATGAACGAGCACGCCGAGGAGCTGCAGGCCCTCGACACGCACGCCGTCAGCCCCGACGGCTACGACGCCCCGGGCCAGGTGTCCTCCGCGTACGACCTGACCCTGATCGCCCGCTCCGGGCTGCAGAAGAAGGACTTCCGGGAGTACAGCTCGACGGTGCGGGCGCAGTTCCCCGGGGAGACCAAGCGGAAGAAGGGCAAACGGGTCCGCGGGTCCTTCGAGATCCAGAACACCAACCGGCTGCTGAGCGGCGACCACGACGTGCCCGTCTACCAGGGCATAGCCGGGGTGAAGAACGGCAACACCACCAACGCCGGCTCGACCTTCACCGGTGTCGCCGAGCGCGACGGCAAGGTGCTGCTGGTGACCGTGATGAACCCGCAGGAGAAGGAGTCGAACGGGGTCTACAAGGAGACCGCGCGGCTCCTGGACTGGGGTTTCGCGGCGGCCGGCAAGGTCGAGCCGGTGGGCGAGCTGGTGCCGCCGAGGAGCGTCGCGCAGGCCACCGCCGCGCCCGGTCCGTCCGCGTCGCCCGGTGAGGCGGGCGGCACCGTGGCCGGGACGAAGCCGGTGGCGAGCGCGCACACGGGCGGCGGCGCCGACGGCATGGGCGTGGCGCTCGGCATCACCGGCGGGGTGCTGGTGCTGCTCGCGGGCGGCGCGTTCCTGGTCAACCGGCGCTGGCCGCTGCCGGACCTGGTGCGCCGCCGTTCCCGTCCGTGA